The following is a genomic window from Bacillota bacterium.
CTCTCCTGCTGCCACCATCGCCTACTGCCTTTTACACCAGGATATGGACTCTACTTAGGTTCCGGCAGGTCGACGAGATCCTGGACAAGTACGGGAATGAATCCGCCAAGCTCATATCGATCCTTCAGGAGGTTCAGGAGCAGTACAGATACCTGCCTGAGCCGGTTCTGAGCTACGTTGCCACCCGGCTAGGCGTGACGAGAGCGACGGTTTTTGGAGTGGCCACGTTCTACGTCCATTTCTCCTTAGCCCCCAAAGGGAAGCACCTGATCAAAGTCTGCGACGGGACTGCGTGCCACGTCAACCACAGCCAGCAGCTGTTGGATTTCATCTACAAGAGATTGCGCCTCGATGATAACGAACGAACCACCGACGACCTTATGTTCACCGTGGAGAAAGTCGCTTGCCTGGGCGCGTGCGGGCTAGCCGCTTGCGGAGCTCCTGCTCCTCGGTTTCGAGACCGCTTGCCTGGGCGCGTGCGGGCTAGCCCCTGTCGCGGTCATTGACGACCGCGTCTACGGCGACGTGACCGTAGAGAAACTTGAACAGATCCTGGACGAGATCGGGCGGTGGGAGGAAGCGGCCGATGGACAAGCTTGAGGAGACCGCTCGGAGTGCACAAGACAAGCTGAACGCTGCGGCATACCGGATTCTGGTCTGCAAAGGCACGGGATGCCTGGCCAACGGGGCGCATGAGGTATACGAAGCTTTGGTGAAGGCCTTGCCGAGCGCGATGCCGGGAAGTGTCGAGCTGTCGGATGACGGCGGGCATCACCATGCAGGATCAGTCAGCCAGACGGGCTGCCACGGCCTGGGCCAGGAGGGTCCACTGGTTACTGTCAGGTTCAATTGCCCCCAAAGGGACGAGATCCTGTATTGCCGGGTGAAACCTGAAGACGTCCCTAAGCTCGTTGAGCAGACGATAGTGAAAGGAGGTGTGGTGGATCGGCTGTTGCCGGTGAACCCAGAGACAGGCCGGCCTTGCGGGAAATCCAGCGAGATATCGTTCTACAACCGCCAGAAGCGCCTGGCCCTGGCAGATTGCGGTCATCTGAACCCCGAAAGCATCGACGAGTATGTTGCGAACGGAGGCTACAAGACATTCCAGCACGTGACTACGCACATGTCTCCTCGTCAAGTCTGCGACGAGGTCGTGGCTTCCGGGCTTCGTGGGCGTGGAGGCGCGGGTTCCCGACAGGCAAGAAGTGGTTGGCGGTGCTGAGCGCCCCCGGCCCTGTGAAGTGCCTGGTGTGTAA
Proteins encoded in this region:
- a CDS encoding NAD(P)H-dependent oxidoreductase subunit E, producing MDKLEETARSAQDKLNAAAYRILVCKGTGCLANGAHEVYEALVKALPSAMPGSVELSDDGGHHHAGSVSQTGCHGLGQEGPLVTVRFNCPQRDEILYCRVKPEDVPKLVEQTIVKGGVVDRLLPVNPETGRPCGKSSEISFYNRQKRLALADCGHLNPESIDEYVANGGYKTFQHVTTHMSPRQVCDEVVASGLRGRGGAGSRQARSGWRC